One genomic segment of Garra rufa chromosome 13, GarRuf1.0, whole genome shotgun sequence includes these proteins:
- the LOC141283724 gene encoding uncharacterized protein, with protein MNYRCSNMENTTSSDDVNSCLTQEYGNLLGKVEELLTNNPTRSEYLPIDTVSLRADGQFGPFKFINMCVPDSYLMALYICYTKYECIASLLNSFVKLRAPMVFIRNKMYNEAKACWLFGGLDCPTFKVTNDRSDNEKYVIDAWSEPKNHLHMFNELVLPKYHSSLPAKQVSQNSLSKFEHLGDVHGLGFNDPNPLLVLVDTRQLLDIAPPLYVNDDYNRTFELQFLLLTRTSCFTHILAGLNVFDRWVLYDDLKLDYDDFNPKCADFKGDFVILSAGYVNITQDDQDRDVPFGVSEEGYQGTVPFNPPRGYEKEHID; from the exons ATGAATTACAGGTGCTCAAATATGGAAAACACAACATCCAG TGACGATGTGAATTCTTGTCTAACACAAGAATACGGCAATCTTTTGGGAAAAG TCGAAGAATTGCTGACAAACAACCCAACAAG ATCTGAATATTTGCCCATCGACACTGTCTCTTTAAGAGCTGATGGACAATTTGGCCCATTCAAGTTTATTAACATGTGCGTCCCTGATTCATATTTGATGGccttatatatttgctatacgaAATATGAGTGTATTGCATCTCTTTTAAATTCTTTTGTAAAGCTGAGGGCACCTATGGTCTTCATacgaaataaaatgtataatgagGCCAAAGCATGTTGGCTCTTTGGGGGGCTTGATTGTCCCACATTCAAAGTGACCAACGATAGATCTGATAATGAAAAGTATGTAATTGATGCTTGGAGTGAGCCAAAGAATCATTTGCACATGTTTAATGAACTTGTTTTGCCCAAATACCATAGCTCACTACCTGCTAAACAAGTGAGCCAGAATTCCTTGAG TAAATTTGAACATCTTGGAGACGTGCATGGCTTGGGTTTCAACGATCCCAATCCTTTGCTTGTTCTAGTGGACACACGTCAGCTACTGGATATAGCACCACCCCTATATGTTAATGACGATTATAACAG GACCTTCGAACTCCAATTTCTGCTGTTGACGAGGACTTCCTGTTTTACTCATATACTCGCTGGCTTAAACGTCTTCGATCGATGGGTTCTCTACGATGATTTGAAGTTGGACTATGATGACTTTAACCCCAAGTGTGCAGATTTTAAAGGAGATTTCGTCATCCTTTCTGCTGGCTATGTTAATATAACACAGGATGATCAAGACAGAGAcg TGCCATTTGGAGTTTCTGAAGAGGGATATCAAGGGACTGTCCCTTTTAATCCTCCCCGTGGTTATGAAAAGGAACATATTGATTAG
- the ccn2a gene encoding CCN family member 2a, which produces MLSGINLRVALLCLAFCGWATAQECSGQCQCPEDPPQCSPGVSLVTDTCGCCRVCAKQLGELCTERDVCDPHKGLYCDYGSPSNRRIGVCTAREGATCVFSGMVYRSGESFQSSCKYQCTCLDGAVGCVPLCGMDIRLPSPDCPMPRRVKVPGKCCEEWVCDSPHQNTFVGSALAAYREEETYGPDPSMMRENCLVQTTEWSACSKTCGLGISTRVTNDNRECRLEKQSRLCMVRPCESHLEEKIRKGKKCIRTPRVSKPMKFEISGCTTTKSYRPKFCGVCTDGRCCTPHRTATLPMEFKCPDGQVMKKQMMFIKTCACHYNCPGENDIFESMYYKKMLGDMA; this is translated from the exons ATGCTTTCTGGAATCAATCTAAGAGTTGCTCTGCTGTGCCTGGCTTTCTGTGGATGg GCTACGGCTCAGGAGTGCAGTGGACAATGCCAATGCCCTGAAGATCCACCCCAGTGTTCGCCCGGCGTAAGCCTGGTTACGGACACCTGTGGGTGCTGCCGAGTTTGTGCCAAGCAACTAGGCGAACTATGCACAGAGAGAGACGTTTGCGACCCTCACAAAGGGCTTTACTGCGACTACGGCTCCCCGAGCAACCGTCGTATTGGGGTCTGCACAG CAAGAGAAGGTGCCACCTGCGTGTTCAGTGGGATGGTGTACCGTAGCGGAGAGTCCTTCCAGAGCAGTTGTAAATACCAGTGCACGTGTCTGGACGGCGCCGTAGGTTGCGTGCCACTTTGTGGAATGGACATCCGACTGCCCAGCCCTGATTGTCCCATGCCCCGAAGAGTGAAGGTTCCTGGAAAGTGCTGTGAGGAATGGGTCTGCGACTCCCCGCACCAGAACACCTTTGTGGGATCAGCTTTGGCAG CTTACAGAGAGGAGGAGACATATGGACCTGATCCCTCCATGATGAGAGAGAACTGCCTGGTTCAGACCACAGAATGGAGCGCATGCTCAAAGACCTGCGGTTTGGGGATCTCTACCCGCGTCACCAACGATAACCGCGAGTGCCGTCTCGAGAAGCAGTCCCGCCTCTGCATGGTCCGTCCCTGCGAGTCTCACCTGGAGGAGAAAATCAGG AAAGGAAAGAAGTGCATCCGCACTCCACGTGTCTCTAAACCCATGAAGTTTGAGATTTCCGGCTGCACCACTACCAAGTCTTACAGGCCCAAGTTCTGCGGCGTTTGCACAGACGGTCGCTGCTGCACCCCTCACAGAACCGCCACCTTGCCCATGGAGTTCAAGTGCCCTGACGGCCAAGTCATGAAGAAGCAGATGATGTTCATCAAGACCTGCGCGTGCCACTACAACTGCCCTGGGGAGAACGACATCTTTGAGTCCATGTACTATAAGAAGATGCTCGGTGACATGGCGTAA